From the Lathyrus oleraceus cultivar Zhongwan6 chromosome 3, CAAS_Psat_ZW6_1.0, whole genome shotgun sequence genome, the window AGTGAAAACCTTGGCCCAGAACTCAAAGTTGAAGTCATCCAATTACCCAAGGAGTACAAAGACTGCTTTGCTTGGGATTACGACAAGATGCGTGGATTGAGTAGAGAATTGGTCGAACTAAAGCTGTCCATCAAGTCTGGAAGGAAGCCAATCAAACAAACTTCAAGGAGATTTTCACCAGAAATCTTGTcaaagatcaaggaagaagtcGAAAGGCTCCTCAAATGCAAATTCATCCGCACAacaaggtatgtcgaatggattgctAACATAGTCCCCATCATTAAGAAGAATAAGACTTTGAGGGTTTGCATTGACTTCAGAGACTTGAATGCTGCAACCCCAAAGGATGAGTATCCAATGTCTGTGGCAAAAATGCTTGTTGATCCGCCCGTAGGCTATGAGTATCTTAGTATACTCAACGGATattccggatataatcaaatatTCATTGTTGAGGAAGATGTGCCAAAAACGACATTTTGATACCCTGGAGCCATAGGCACCTATGGATGggtggtgatgccttttggtttgaaaaatgagAGGCAACTTATCAAAAAGAAATAAATTCCATTTTCCATGAATTTATTAAAACATTCATGCAAATTTACATTGATGATATAGTTGTCAAGTATGTTTTAGGAAAAAGTCACATAGATCATCTTTGACAATCATTCGAAAGGATGAGGAAGCATGGTCTAAAGATGAATCCTCTAAAATGTGCATTCTGTGTGCAGGCTGGAGATTTtttaggctttgtggtccacaaaAAGGGAATCAAAATCAACCAAAATAAGACTAAGGCCATTATGGAAGCCATCAACAAATAAGTAACTGCAGTCTTTGCTAGGAAAGATCAACTTCTTAAGGAGGTTCATCTCAAATTTAAGTGGCAAGACTCAAGCCTTATCTtctctacttcgactaaagaaggaagGTTTCGAATGGGGGCAAAAATAGATATAGCATGATCAAAAAGTTGTGTCTATGTctgtatttctcttgtacaaagTTGGAGCATTATATAAAACCTTTTGATGTGTATGTTTCATCTCATTTTGATATTCTTAAACACATGATATCTAAGCCAATTCTGCATATTCGAATTGGAATCTGGGCACTTACTTTAACTGAATACTCCCTAACTTATATGCCTTTAAAGGCTATAAAGGGGCAGGTGGTTGCAGACTTTATAGTCAACCACTCTATAGTCAAAAACTCCCAAAACTATCTAGAGCTTGAGCCTTGGAAATTATATTTCGGTGGTTCTAGTCATAGAGATGGAACGTGTACTGGAGTGTTGattatttctcctaataaaattccaacaaaattcaagtacaagaTCGAAGGTCTTTGCTCGAACAATGAGGCTGAATACGAGGCTTTGATAGCCAAACTTGAAATCTTGTTGGAATTGGGGGGAACTAGAGTCAAAATAATGGGTGACTCTGAGTTTGTTATAAAGCAGATAACAAAGTAATACAAATGTGTCAAAGAGAACCTAATAATATACTTTGTAATAGCAAATAGACTATTACGAAGGTTCGAAATCGTGAGTATTAGACACATTCCTCGAATTAAGAACCAAGAGGAAAATGACTTGGCTCAAATTTCTTATGGGAACAACATTTCAAAAGAAAAATTGGAAGATGCAATCAAAGTTCGAGGGAGAGTTATGTCGACCAGATTGTCTCCGACAAATTTGGAAGCAACGAAGTTAGGCTATACAAATGAAGAGAACTTCGAGATATTAGCCATAGACAGTTTGACAGATGAAGATTGGAGAAAATCAATAGTAGAGTACTTAGAAATCCAACAACATTTGCAGAGTGAAAGGCCAGGTATCATTCTCTGAGTTATACCCTTTTGGGGaatgaattattcaaaaagacaCATGAAGGAGTCTTACTCAAATGCCTTAGTGAGTCTGAGGCATACTTAGCTCTTTCTAATGTCCATAGTGGGGCATATGGAGCACATCAAGTAGGCCAAAAGATGAAATGGATTTTGTTCCATCAAGAGATATACTGGCCTATTATGCTGAAAGATTGTATTGAATTCGCTAAAGGGTGCTAGGAATGCCAGATACAAGTAGGTATATAACATGTTCCTGCAAGAGAGTTGCACTATATTATGAAGCCTTGGCCTTTCAGAGGTTAGGCGTTGAATCTAGTTTGAGAGATTCGACCATCATATTCTAAAAGTCAAAGATACATCCTAGTGGGCATTGATTACTTTACTAAGTGGATTGAGGCCATACCTTTGGTTAATGTTGATCAAGAAGCAGTGATTGAGTTTATCCAAAGGAACATAATTTATAGGTTTGGGATCCCAGAGACCATCACAACTGATCAAGGGTCATTTTTTACTAGTCGAAAGGTCCAAGACTTTGCTAAGGAAGTAGGATTCAAGCTATTAACATCTACGCATTATTATGCTCAAACAAATGGTCAAGTCAAAGCAGCAAATAAGGTAGTAATTGGATTGATAAAGAAACATGTGGGAAAAAAGCCAAGGAATTGGCACAAGACATTGGACCAGATTTTGTGGGCCTGTCGAACCTCCCATAAAGAGGCAAAAAATGCTACACCTTTTCGATTGACTTATGGGTATGATACGGTGCTACCAGTAGAAATCTATCTCCAATCAACTAGAACTCAAAGGCAAAATGAAATCCCACCCGAATCCTATTGGAATATGATGTTGGACGAACTagttgatttagacgaagaaaggttgAATGGCTTAGAATTATggaaaagagaaaagaaaaaaaggatAGAAAAATCATACAATAAAAGGTTAAGGTCAAATCATTTTCGACTAGAGACTTAATGTGTAAAGTAATTCTacctatggatcgaaaagatGAGGCCTTGGGTAAATGGTCCCCAAAGTGGGAAGGCCCTTTCCAAATTATCCAAGTTTTTTCTAATGGAGCATATGAAACCGAGGAGTTAGCTGAGGATCGAAGAATCCTGAGAGTAAAcggaaaatatttgaaaaaatataggcTTGCGCTTCAGGAGGTTAAAATATTAACAGAATAAAAAATTATATGTAAAATCAAAGCCAAAATGGTAATTGAGATAAAATGCCAAATGGGATAAAGTCATTACATAATGCTAAAAATGGCTAGAGTCACTACATAATAAATTCAACAGTCAAAGTAAAAAGTGCAAACAATTACAACAATGTAGCTAGAAGGGAAGAGCAACTTTAATGCGCTTATACTTCGACTTCGAAATCCCTAAGCGACGTTCGAACAAAGACTTGTTGGAGGCCAGAGTGTTAATCTCTTTCTCCAGAGTTTGGGCCTGTCCGATGTGATGCATCCCCACTTGGATTTCCTTGTTAAGATCCTCACGGCCAACCTTTAGAATCTCCTCTTTACGCTCTTTGGCCTTTTTGATGTTGGTTTGAAGGTCCTTGATCTATTGTTCCCAGGCGGATATGTTCATATCGTAGGTTTTGACTTCCTTCTTATCTTGTTCAGAACCTTTTTCCAATTAAGCAACTCCGGTGGTGGATTCATTGCCAGCCTCCCATTCAGCTGCTTTTGTTTCTATTTTATTCTGAATTTTAGTCGAAGCGTCCTTGATGCGTTGGAGGTCTGCAATGATTTGATCAATCAATAGCCCAAGTTCCATGATGACATCTGTGACTTCTAGAGAGTTGGTTAGGATGTCAACTTGCTTCAGAAGGTTCTTGATCCCAAAACAGGCAGAAGGATCGTTCTCTAAGACTTGAAGCAGATCAACATCGAAAGCCTTCTCTTTGATCTTTTTGAGTAGATCATCAGCAGACTCGCTCACATAGCGGCCACCAGACACAATTGAGGAGCTGGAGCATTTATCGTTCGAACCACCTCTGGCGCTTATGATTGCCTTCAGGTATTCTGCTGGCTTACCCCTTTTCAATGCTTCCAATTCTTCTGGAGAGAAAGCAATAGTGTTACTAGTTGAAGGTGCCTTCAATTCTTTGGAAACATTAGAATTTTGGATAGCCTTAGGGATTTCACCTGAGTTTTCCTCATCACTTATATTGTTCTCTTTATCATCTTCTTCCTGTTCGTTTTGATCATCAACTGGAGGGATGTCGAACATAGAGCGATCTTCATCTTGTTCTTCCTCATCATCTGAGACATCTTCAGCTTGGTCAAGAATGTCTGGCAAATCATCATTTAATTTGTCTTGGACATCTACCTTCTCCTCTTGCATATGCATGTCTTCCAGGACTTTGATGGTGGgattttcttcttcttcatccctATCAGAATCACTTGTTTGAGAATGTTAGGTGGTAGTTTTTGGTGGTGAAACTTCTCGTTGTTCTTCAGAAGGTTTACTAACTTACCCCATAGATCCTTTTGTTGAATCTTTAGTGGACGTAGGATGATATGAATGAGTGCTGGTGGGATGGTATGAGGGTTACTGCTACTTACATGAATAGTTTGTTTGACACTTGATTGCCCAATACCTCTCGCACCACCCTACAAAGGAAATTAAGCCACGATGAGTAGTCGAAAGGAAAAGGAATAaaataacttagaaaaataaGGTGAGATTCTTTTACCTTAGGACCTGTTGTACCCCTAAATTTGCCTCCCCATTTTTTCCATATCTCCATCCAACCACTTGACTAGGGTTCAGTTGCATACATTAATAACTCATGCATAAGCACCATTCATTCCCTCAAGGGATTACCATGGATTCCAAATGCTTGGCATGTGGAGCTAGGGTTTGCTTGTGTATTAACTTGAAAGGTGTGACTTGGACTTGCACCAAGGCTCAAGGGCCTCCAAAACCCTAATCTCTTGATGATGGAGGTATGGGTTCAATAGAGAAATAGCCAGGCAATCCTCAAAGCTCTCTAACCCTAATGCTTAAAGATTTGGTCATGAAGCTTTGGGTTTGCTTGTGAAGCATCTTGATTAATTCAAAGATCCTGACATGCCTCAGGTAACCCCAACCAAGGAGCATTTGGTTTAAAGGTATCTTATAACTTGATTCTTCATCTAGATGGTCTCCAAACCCTAGTTCCACCTAATTCATCATCCATTGTGTGCTTAGTCATTGCCCATCATAACTCCTTGTATCTGGTTCATTCATGTTGAGGCCATCTAAGTCTATTTCATGGCATCTCAATACCTAGTGTTGGGTTCATGGGTCTTTGGTCTTGGGTTTATCCTAGTCATTCATGTTCACCCAAAGTCATATGCTTAGTTCATTTCAATCATGACCATTCAAGATTAAGTCACATTCATTCAAGACCACTTCCTAACCAATTTTAATCCATTATATTCAAGATTCAATTCCATACAAAATCCATTTCATCCAAAATATCAATCAcattcatttgtttaatcataTAATTGTTCATTACACACAAAAAATGCAAATAATAAactttgaccaaatgttgactttggttaatagttgactttttggtcaactttgaccaaagtcaacccaaattctTTTTCACCCTAAAGCACTAAGTGTCCACCCTAGTTTTTATGTGAACTTTTCATGCCTCCATTGTCACTCGTAACTTCATTTGCAAGCAAGTCATGATAATATCCTTAAATCACCACCTTGATCTTCGTGTGGTTTCATGCCATCTTGTGGTCATATGTCAAGCGTGAGCTAGCCCTGTTAACATGTTTCCATTGCATCCATAAATAAATTCAAAGAGATAAGGCCATCATGATCTATAGACAATCCAAGAGGTTAAATAACTCATACTAAGTATGCCAAATAAGGTTCATGCATCTAGTTGTTCAACATACTCACATGGCCACAATTCTATAGAATTTAGAGCATTGTATACCTTATCCAAATAGGACTTAACTTGGAATCAACATAACAATAACATCAATAACATGAAAGCATGAGTAGCAGTGCACAATCACATTCATACCTGCTGTAATGCCAACCCAAAATCAGAAACAAACCATGTACCAAATAATCCATGAGCAGAACCTGCAATGAAATTAAAACATGAGCCATTACCAATCAAACTTGCAGCAAACATGAGATCAAGTGTAGACCTACAATTCATACAGTAACCATTGCAACTCATAAGCCTTACCTGCTTCAAACTCAGTCCTGAACCATAACCAAACACACATGCAGAACCATGTCAGAGGTGCAATGAAACATGAATAAATACCTGCAATCTTGCAACAatactgtagcacctcaaatttgcacctatcattgtacatacattttcatattaggtcatagcatatcatggtccactgcatagcattgcattgtcccagttgcctcaagtgcaagccaatcaagagaattaggtcaaactggtcaggagatcagtcagtcaagcaagcaagcataattctcaaggagccaaggcctcagggttggtccaacatgttcacatgacttggggatccatttgaagtgttttggtcaaggattggatgttcagaagtcatcagtcaatgcacaatcagtcagaaaccctaaaagtcaactgttggtcaactgtccatttaatcagtgatttgatgatgggatttggtttgagagagcttattcatgtccatataggcctcatatatcatgtcaaacaccatcatggaagaatttgaagccagatcagaaatttccaaaaatggaaactggacctgtaactgaaacttaccaaaaatggaaagtcttgatcctcaaacttacatcatgatacaagcttcaaatgaatttttgcccaacatgaaagttgaagatcttgttctcccatttccaaaaagtccaagaactctcaattcccatgtatggttggcaagttatgatcaaatcattttcagaaattcttgaacttcaaaaggccatatctcccaaaccatttggccaattttggtggggttttttcctacaagtcacatttgatcccctctttccaaaaatgtaactttcatgtgccaaaacttcaccatgcaaaatggcctttttgaacttgccttaattaatttcaagtgagttgaattttgacttttcaaaataatcatttttaaaccatttggccaattgaaatagttcagaaatgtggtttatgacttgttgcaagcccatttttatgcagtacacatagccatcacctagttgcttgaaaattggaaagaaagtacactttTCACCCACTCTACTCCATATTTTCATGAACCATGATTAGCATTCCACAAGCAACATCAAAACAACAGATATATTCATGATTTTCTGTCACTTAGAAACCCTAGCAGCTGCCTCCAAACTCAAAAACCTCACTCATTTtctcaaacttcattttttgcattttttcaAAATCTGCCAAAAAGCTCCAAAGAACTCGACCTGGTCATTGTTATTTCATCATCCAAACAACATTTTGGACTCATTGCAACTTCATTTCCACAACTGTAAGAAGCTTATACCCGACTGTTCtttccaagcatcatccatggcaaagTTTGGTTAAAGCTATTTCAAGCGTTTTCAAGGCGAAccat encodes:
- the LOC127130548 gene encoding uncharacterized protein LOC127130548, giving the protein MHMQEEKVDVQDKLNDDLPDILDQAEDVSDDEEEQDEDRSMFDIPPVDDQNEQEEDDKENNISDEENSGEIPKAIQNSNVSKELKAPSTSNTIAFSPEELEALKRGKPAEYLKAIISARGGSNDKCSSSSIVSGGRYVSESADDLLKKIKEKAFDVDLLQVLENDPSACFGIKNLLKQVDILTNSLEVTDVIMELGLLIDQIIADLQRIKDASTKIQNKIETKAAEWEAGNESTTGVA